The Erinaceus europaeus chromosome 6, mEriEur2.1, whole genome shotgun sequence sequence AATCACAGCCAGGGGACTGACAGATTCACTTACGATACAGAACATGCCCATAGTCTGTACCCTGGAAGCCCCATTTTATGATTTCTGGGGGTCAATGGTTAGAGAATGATGTGGTTGTCTTCTGCCATCTTATGCAAAGAGTTTGGTACTAGAGGGAGCAACTTGAGTTCACTTTTCTAGCCATGAGCATTACCTTTTTAACAGGTGTGCAATGGTGACAGTCAAATGAGTAACATAGCTGCAGTCCATGCTTAGTGAAAGACAGGCATCCTGTGGACGTACTACTATACCATTAGCACTTCACCAGAGCAGGCTGGTCTATGGTCAGGTTTTTCTCCCCTTAATCTGTCTACTTAGAAAACATTTTTGGACATGCAATTGCACCAGGCCTTGGAAGCATTCTGACCTTTGTGGAAGAACCTGCCCCCTTGTTACCAAATCAGTGCAGTTCTCTGTATCCTCTGGTCTAGTGGTCTTCCTAACCCAACTCTCAGTTGGCAACCCACCTGTTTGTGACCTACTTACAGGTAGCACCACTTCTCTTGCTGCCACGGTTATCCTTACACACTCCCTGTATCTCTCATTCCCCTGTGGCCTTCTAGCCAGAAATGCGGTCCTTGGACTTGGCTTCTCAGCAATTAGCCCCAAGAGGGAAGAATCAGCTGGCTCTTGAAAATAGACTGAAAGCACCCAGAGCCTTCCCACACCTTCAGGTTATCACCTTGCTGTCCAGGAACTTCCTTCAGCTAGCCCTCCTTCCCAGTCCACTATGGCCAGTTCCAATAGCAGCGCAGGCATCCGGTGGTCCAGGCAAGAGACACGAACTCTTCTTTCCATACTAGGCGAGGCAGAATATATTCAACGCCTCCAGACTGTCCACCATAATGCAGATGTCTACCAGGCTGTATCCAAACGAATGCAGCAGGAAGGCTTCCGGCGCACTGAACGTCAGTGCCGCTCCAAGTTCAAAGTTCTGAAGGCACTGTATTTAAAGGCCTATGTTGCTCATACCACAAGTATGGTGGACCCACCACATTGTCCATTTTATGATACTTTGGACCAGCTGCTCCGAAATCAGATAGTGACTGATGCAGACAACTTAATGGAGGATACTGTTTGGTCCAAGCATTGTGATCAAAACTTAGTAGCTCCAGATTCCCTAGAGGAAGAGGGAGCCAGCATTCTGAATGCCAGAAGGACTCAGGCAGCAGATCACCAGCCTCTCTTGAAAACAGTTAAGGAATCAAATGAGAATTGTCAGCTAAGAACCAGTGGCCTGATGCAAGAAACCAGTGATCTTGAGGACTCGTGGGATGAATCCTCGGGTGCAGGTAACTTCCAAGCATGTGAAGGACTGGGGTCCCAGAGTCACTTGCTTCTAATCAGCAGTATGTGTTTGGATGGTGTCTTCAGCATAGTCCCTATTTCTGTGCTagccacctttttcttttcttttttttctaataaaattgTATGATGAAATCCATTTTTTAAAGACTCTACGACTTTAGCTGTTAGAACTTAGACTCAAGTATAAAAATTGAGTATTAGATCTCTTTAAACCTTAAAGTACTCTTTAGAAGCAAGTTAACTTGGGCATTCTTTATAATGGGTAACTAGGAGTTTATAGATACAGAGTGGGTTGGATAACTATATGGAAAGGGGTTCACGAAGGCAAGGGGGAGGTTTTAGAGCTAAGAGTATAACAGACCTAGATGCTcgaattaaagaaattaaatctTCCGGATCCCTGGTGGTTTGAGGCCTTTCCAGGAACTGCTGTGGTTTTATAATGGTCTCAACTCTGCTGCTGGCTCCAACATTCCCTTAGCAGGAATGTCCTCTTTGCAACATTGTTGCTTTGTCTTTCAGGGTGCTCTCAAGGGACCCCCAGCTACAGCAACTCCCACCACCTTTTCATGGGTGCAATTGCTCCCTGTCAGAGCAGCCCCATGACCAGACTGGGTGTGTCCGGTGAGCCCAGTCCCTGCAGCAGCACCAGCCGAAACCTTCCTGGGGTGGCCTCCACACCACAGACGCCagtctcctcctccagggttccTTTTGTTTCTGGGGGGGATAGGTCCTTGACCGGTGAGCCCCCTCCAAAGTGGGCAAGGCGAAGAAGGAAATCAGTGGCCAGGACTATCGCAGCAGAGTTGGCAGAAAACAGGAGATTGGCTCGTGAACTTTCAAAGCGTGAGGAAGAAAAACTGGACAGGCTGATTGCTATTGGTGAGGAGGCCAGTGCCCAGCAAGACACTGCCAACGAGCTCCGCAGGGATGCTGTGATTGCAGTCAGACGCTTGGCGACGGCCGTGGAAGAGGCCACTGGTGCTTTTCAGCTAGGgcttgaaaaattgctccagaggTTAATTTCAAGTACCAAAAGTTAAGACCTGGTTGCAAACTGGTCTTATTCCCTAAACTGGTAGAAGCCCAGTTCCAACACCTGTCTTCTGATACCGACTCCATTTCCATGTCCTCAGACAATAAAGAATGGATGAACCATTAGTATGCACAGCGGGAGGAATATATATGCTAAGTTTCTCCACTAATTGAAAGACCATTCAGAGGTGAACCAAGTGGCCTACTAGACAAATACAGAGCGTTATTCAGTCCCTGTTTTGTCAGTGGTATGAAACAGTGGATGTTTTATCAGTTTTtgccagtttcctcatctgtaaaatggggggtGAATTAATAACTCTTAACCTGCCTACCTCACAGGGTTGTTGTGAGGATCAAGTGGCTAATAGATGTGAAAGAGTTTAAAAGTTGAAAAGCATTCAACACATATAAGCTATTAACACATATTACTTTGACTGAGGTCAGGATAGGGTAAGGCACATTAGTTGACAAGAAGTAGTAGAGTTATATAACATAACCTCATTGCTTGAATCTTTGCTAGTTTAATTTAACCACTACCTGGAGTTTGGGGTCTTAGTTATTAAATCCCTCTATAATTCATAGACACAGTGCCTTTGCACCTTCACCTCTTATATTTTCACTGCTGTGTCTGTGACAGAACTACCAGTAAGTATTCCTAATAGTCAAACCATCTTCATCTCCATTTTACTAGTTCTTGGTCTGCCACTATAAGTATATAATTTAAGAACTGACAGAGGACCACAATTATGTGTTATGGTTTATATTGATAATCTTTGCTATAATGAGATACTGGCTGTTTTATACTATTGAATGACTATTGACTGTAAGTAAATGTGTTGCATTCCATATTACTTGGGTCCTTTTACATACATAATTGTAAATCTTCAAATCTTAAGTTGTCATTTAAACATCATGGAAATAATTTGGGTATCAGTTGGAAAATAAGCTTTTAGCTAATTTCATTCTTTGTTGTAAGCTTTCGTTTTGTTTAGTATATTGCAGAAAACAAGCCCTTCAAAACTTTCTTCTAGGGGATTTTTCCAAAGTCACTTTCTCAAATGTTGTAGACATATACCCAGTTAGTGGTGGAAGAGAACAGCTTTAGGCACA is a genomic window containing:
- the MSANTD7 gene encoding zinc finger and SCAN domain containing 29, whose translation is MASSNSSAGIRWSRQETRTLLSILGEAEYIQRLQTVHHNADVYQAVSKRMQQEGFRRTERQCRSKFKVLKALYLKAYVAHTTSMVDPPHCPFYDTLDQLLRNQIVTDADNLMEDTVWSKHCDQNLVAPDSLEEEGASILNARRTQAADHQPLLKTVKESNENCQLRTSGLMQETSDLEDSWDESSGAGCSQGTPSYSNSHHLFMGAIAPCQSSPMTRLGVSGEPSPCSSTSRNLPGVASTPQTPVSSSRVPFVSGGDRSLTGEPPPKWARRRRKSVARTIAAELAENRRLARELSKREEEKLDRLIAIGEEASAQQDTANELRRDAVIAVRRLATAVEEATGAFQLGLEKLLQRLISSTKS